The DNA region GCAGGTGTGGGGGCACATGGGCCAGCACTACATGATCATCACGTGGTTCCCGCGCATCTTCAGCGGCATCCACACCCGCTGCGAGGAGCTCGAGGTCCGCAAGGACTGCGCGCGGCACCTCCTCGTGGAGGATCTCGGCTACTTCGAGGGCAAGGTGGGCGGCACCCCGGACCACGACGAGCTCTACCGGCGGATCGGCGACGACCTGGGCTACGGCCGCGAGGTCTATGACACGATCCGCCCGGTGCCCGAGATGGCGGCCATCGTCGACCTTTTCCGCCGCCTCGCCCACGAGGTCCCGTGGAGCGCAGCCCTCTGCGCGACCGCGCTCCTCGAAGAGGAGGTCGTGGAGATCGCGCGTACGGTGGGGAAGGCCCTCGTCCAGCACTACGGGGTCCGCCCGGAGTGGGGCGGGGCCAACTACACGGTGCACGAGGCGGTGGAGGCCGAGGAGTCGGGCGAGACCAAGGCCACGATTCTCAAGCATCTCAAGACCCTGGAGGACCGGAAGGCGGCGGAGGCGGCGATGCGGGAAATGCACGATCTGCTGGAGCGCTACGCGGCCGGCCTGAACCGCCGCTTCCCCGCCTGACATGCCCCTCGTCGCCGCCGTCGCGTGCCCCCACACCCCGCAGCTCCTCGTGCGGCCGGACACCGAGGACCGCGACCTCGTGCTGCGCGTGCACGCCGCCTACGGCGAGGTGAAGCGGCGGCTGGCCGCGGCGCGCGCGGACGTGATCTGCCTCATCGGCGGCGACCACATCGAAGGCTTCTTCCTGAACGCGGTGCCCGCCTTCGCCGTCTACGCGGGCGCGCGCGTCTCCGGCCAGTTCGGGCGCTACGACTACACCTTCCCCGTCCACGAGCCGCTCGCGCGCGCCATCCTGGAGCAGGGGATCGAGCGCGAGTTCGACCTCGCCTACAGCCAGGACGTGCGGCTGGACTACGCGTTCTACGTGCCGCTGCACTTCACGATGCCCGAGCCCGCCCTGCCCATCGTGCCGCTCTACGTGAACGTGTACCTGCCGCCCCAGCCCACGCCCCGGCGCTGTCTCGCGTGGGGCCGGGCGCTTCGCGAGATCCTCGACGGGCGGTCGGAGCGCGTGGCGCTCATGGCCTCGGGGGGCCTCTCGCACTACCCCGGCACGGACCGCTACGCCTCACCCGACTTCGACTGGGACCGCCAGCTCCTCGCCGCGCTCGCCGAGGGACGCGGGGCGGACACGGCACGGCTCAGCGGCGAGGAGCTGGACAAGGCGGGCAACGTGGAGCTGCGCACGTGGATCACGCTGCTCGGCGCGGTGGGCGCCGCCCGCGCGGACGTGATCGCGTACGAGCCCTCCTGGCATCACGGCAACGCGGTGGTCGCCTGGCCGGTGACCGAGGCGGGAGCGCGGCGATGAGCACGCACTACTTCTTCCCGCCCGCCGCGGCCTATCCGCTGAACCAGTGCCTCTACCGTCTCAAGTCCGACGCCGAGTATCGCGCGCGCTTCGTGAAGGACCCGGAGGCGGCCATGGACGAGCACGATCTGGATGCCGCGGCCCGGGCCGCCCTCCGCGGCTTCGAGCGGGATCCGCTGATCGCGCTCGGCGCGCATCCCTACCTCGTCTTCATGGCCGATCTCCGCGTCAAGATGGAGGACAAGCCAGCGGCCTTCGAGCACTTCTGATGGCGGCGCCCGACGCGAATCGGATCCCGGTCGGGCTGAATGTCTGGTCGCGGCTGGTCGACTCCACCTTCCCCTACCTCGACCAGAGCGCGGCGCCCTTCGACTCCCTGTGGTTCCCGGATCACGTCCAGTACGGCAGTCACAAGGTGGCCGAGGGCTGGACGCTGCTCGCCTGGGCGCTGGCCCGGTACCCCGACAAGCTCGCGGGCCACGAGGTGCTCTGCAACAACTTTCGCAACCCCGCGCATCTCGCGAAGATGATGGCAACCGCCCAGGCCCTCTCCGGCGGGCGCGCCATCCTCGGCATCGGCGCCGGCTGGAATCGCGAGGAGTACCGGGCCTACGGCTGGCCGTTCGCGGTCCCCAGCGTGCGCATCGCCCAGCTCGACGAGGCCATCGCGCTGATCCGCGCCATGTGGTCGGGCGCGCCCGCGGCGTTCCACGGCCAGCACTATGCCATCGCCGACACCTACTGCGAGCCGCGCCCCGATCCGATCCCGCCGGTGATGGTGGGTGGCTCCGGGGAGAAGCACCTGCTCCGCGTCGTGGCCAAACGCGCCGACTGGTGGAACTGGACCTACAAGGGCCGCGAGGCCTACACGCGGAAGCGGGAGGCGCTCAAGGGCCATTGCCGGGAGGTCGGGCGCGACTACGACACCATCCAGCACGTGATCCGCGTGGGCATCCTCATCGCGGAGACGGAGGCCGAGGTCGCGCGGGTGAAGGGGCGGCCCGACACGCGCTCGCTCGACGATATCCAGCTCGTAGGGACGCCCGACCAGGTGACCGAGGCGCTCCTCGACGTCGTGCGGCAGGGCGCGCATCAGCTCACGGTGAACTTCGCCGACGTGCCGCGCGCGGACGGCACGCGCCTCTTCGCCGAGCGCGTGCTGCCCCATCTCCCGGGGCGCTAGCGGTCAGGCCCCTTGGTGGTGGTGCTGCTGATGCCCGCGCTCGTAGTGGGCGCGGAGGAGATCCAGCCCGAAGTCGTTCGTCGGGTCGTGCCACACCGAGTGGATGTGGTTGGCGTCGTTCTGGGTGTTGTCGTACTCGATGAGGAGCGTGGGACCGTGGAGCCGGTAGTAGTGGGCCTTGCCGCGCTCGAGGGGCCCCGCCCAGGCGAAGTGGAGCTGCTCGACGCCGGCCTCGCGCAGCCGCCGCAGCTCGGCCTCGGCCAGCTCCGCCCGCATGTTGCGGGCGTACTCCTCGACCAGGCGGAGGGCGAGCGTCCGCTGGTCGCCCGTCATGTCGGCCAGGGACAGGCCGGCGAACGTGGTCAACCGGTCGGTCCGTCCGGGGCCGCTCACGATGTCGCCCAGCGATTGGCCGCCGATCAGCATGCGCCCGCGCTGCCGGGCGTCGGTGCCCTCGGCCAGCGTGCGCGCGAGATCTTCCTCGCGCGCCAGCGTGCGCAGCCCCTGTAGCGGTCCGCTTCGCACCTCGGCGGGGTTGGCTCCGAAGAAGGCCGGCGTCACCGCGACGGGCTTGCCGGGCACGAGGGTGAAGTTCAGGGAGAGGTGATGCCCTTCCAGCCGCCATCCCCACGGCGCGCCGGGGCCAGGCGTGCCGAACACGGTGAACGCGTAGTTGTCGGGATCGCGGCCGAGGCCGAAGGTCTCGATCCGGCGCAGCACGTCCTCCAAGCGGAAGATGTTCACCGCCTTGCCGTAGCCGACCGCGCTCAGGCTCGTCTTCATCAGC from Candidatus Methylomirabilota bacterium includes:
- a CDS encoding LLM class flavin-dependent oxidoreductase, with protein sequence MAAPDANRIPVGLNVWSRLVDSTFPYLDQSAAPFDSLWFPDHVQYGSHKVAEGWTLLAWALARYPDKLAGHEVLCNNFRNPAHLAKMMATAQALSGGRAILGIGAGWNREEYRAYGWPFAVPSVRIAQLDEAIALIRAMWSGAPAAFHGQHYAIADTYCEPRPDPIPPVMVGGSGEKHLLRVVAKRADWWNWTYKGREAYTRKREALKGHCREVGRDYDTIQHVIRVGILIAETEAEVARVKGRPDTRSLDDIQLVGTPDQVTEALLDVVRQGAHQLTVNFADVPRADGTRLFAERVLPHLPGR
- a CDS encoding iron-containing redox enzyme family protein, producing MTTEQWYDALTAELLARSPFRESDYFKRFAAGALTREQVWGHMGQHYMIITWFPRIFSGIHTRCEELEVRKDCARHLLVEDLGYFEGKVGGTPDHDELYRRIGDDLGYGREVYDTIRPVPEMAAIVDLFRRLAHEVPWSAALCATALLEEEVVEIARTVGKALVQHYGVRPEWGGANYTVHEAVEAEESGETKATILKHLKTLEDRKAAEAAMREMHDLLERYAAGLNRRFPA
- a CDS encoding DUF3500 domain-containing protein — protein: MTRPLSRRRLLHGFVGGLAAGAALHGRPHPAFAQLGDDGRAAMAAAAGAFLAALPADLQRAATFAVSDKERQNWHYVPRGREGVPLKQMPRTARAAAHELMKTSLSAVGYGKAVNIFRLEDVLRRIETFGLGRDPDNYAFTVFGTPGPGAPWGWRLEGHHLSLNFTLVPGKPVAVTPAFFGANPAEVRSGPLQGLRTLAREEDLARTLAEGTDARQRGRMLIGGQSLGDIVSGPGRTDRLTTFAGLSLADMTGDQRTLALRLVEEYARNMRAELAEAELRRLREAGVEQLHFAWAGPLERGKAHYYRLHGPTLLIEYDNTQNDANHIHSVWHDPTNDFGLDLLRAHYERGHQQHHHQGA